The following are from one region of the Nicotiana tomentosiformis chromosome 7, ASM39032v3, whole genome shotgun sequence genome:
- the LOC138895490 gene encoding mRNA 3'-end-processing protein RNA14-like, which produces MTVLEYAVCFSKLACHAPALVATVRERVRRFIEGLHPSIRTSMAMELEMDITYQQAVSIARRMKGMVARDREEREAKRSRETGHYSGARVPATRYGRGFMSRPIHSSLPAASGVPAPPRPQEPYYALPVSSMPLTRGTITGQSSRPGPSQSHSPHPPRGCFESGDTRYLVKDCPRSRRGAYPQTYQPPPGPSAILPAPAATPPPQPARGGGRRGRGRPRGGGQARYYALPAHSEAVVSDSVITAYLPGMPPDIDIDFGIVLLPDTHPISIPPYRMDPPELKELKEQL; this is translated from the exons atgactgtgttggagtatgcagtctgtttcagtaAGTTAGCttgccatgcaccggctctggttgctacagtcagagagagggttcgtcgcttcattgagggactccaccccagtattcggaccagtatggccatggagttggagatggacatcacttatcagcaggcagtgagcattgccaggaggaTGAAGGGAATGgttgcccgggacagagaggagagagaggccaagaggtctcgagagactggccattattcaggagctcgtgtaCCAGCAAcgcgctatggtaggggttttatgagtcgccctattcattcatctcttccagcagccagtggtgttccagctcctcctagacctcaggagccttattatgcactgccagtatccagtatgcctcttACTCGAGGtactattaccggccagtccagcaggccaggtccgagtcagtctcattCGCCgcatcctccgagaggttgttttgaatCTGGTGACACTCGTTACCTGGTTAAAGATTGCCCCAGATCTAGGAGGGGCGCAtatccacagacttatcagcctccaccgGGTCCttcggccattcttccagcaccagctgccaccccacctcctcagccagctcgaggtggaggtcggagaggtcgaggtcgccctagagggggaggccaggccaggtactatgcccttccagcccattCAGAGGCCGTTgtttcagattcagtcatcacag cttatcttccaggcatgccgcccgacatagatattgatttcggcattgtttTGTTGCCGGACACTCatcccatatctattcctccttaccgtatggatcctcctgagttgaaagagttgaaggagcagttgtag
- the LOC104116395 gene encoding protein VTE6, chloroplastic produces the protein MAFSTLCSSPGLPLLLHYQKPKFSFFNSNLQNTLNYFPHSSTLNPKHQIKMSKTSSIKASVTDLGIIERAIQLVQSSPPTWQSALLSNVIIFTLGSPLLVSGLSLSGIGAAFLLGTLTWRAFGSSGFLLVATYFVIGTAATKVKMAQKEAQGVAEKRKGRRGPGSVIGSSAAGCVCAFLSINGIGGEAFTRLWELAFVASFCTKLSDTVSSEIGKAYGKTTYLVTTFKIVPRGTEGAVSAEGTFAGLLASVLLSFVGYLMGQINAPGAAICVIASQIANFGESLIGASLQEKEGFQWLNNDVVNVINVSLGSILAVLMQQIILQS, from the exons atggctttttCAACTCTTTGTTCATCGCCGGGACTCCCATTACTTCTCCATTATCAAAAACCAAAATTTTCGTTTTTCAACTCAAATCTCCAAAACACATTGAACTACTTTCCTCATTCCTCAACTCTAAACCCTAAACATCAAATTAAAATGTCAAAAACATCATCGATCAAAGCATCAGTGACTGACTTGGGAATTATTGAAAGAGCAATTCAATTGGTTCAATCTTCACCACCTACGTGGCAATCTGCTTTGCTTAGTAACGTAATTATCTTCACTTTGGGTTCTCCACTTTTAGTCTCTGGTCTGTCACTTTCTGGTATTGGGGCTGCTTTCCTGCTTGGTACTCTTACTTGGCGTGCTTTTGGGTCTTCTGGGTTTCTTCTTGTTGCCACATATTTCGTTATT GGTACAGCTGCGACTAAGGTGAAAATGGCTCAGAAAGAGGCTCAAGGGGTTGCAGAGAAGAGAAAAGGAAGGAGAGGACCTGGAAGCGTGATCGGCTCCAGTGCAGCCGGTTGTGTTTGTGCATTTTTATCGATTAATGGAATTGGTGGGGAGGCATTTACTCGCCTGTGGGAACTTGCATTTGTAGCCAGTTTTTGTACTAAGTTGAGCGACACTGTCTCGAGCGAGATAGGAAAGGCATATGGTAAAACAAC GTATCTTGTCACCACATTCAAGATAGTGCCTCGGGGTACTGAAGGTGCTGTGAGTGCTGAGGGAACCTTCGCGGGGCTTCTTGCTTCAGTTCTCCTTTCATTTGTTGGCTATCTAATGGGTCAG ATTAACGCACCTGGGGCTGCTATATGTGTAATTGCCTCCCAGATAGCAAACTTTGGCGAAAGTCTAATAGGTGCTTCACTTCAAGAGAAAGAAGGATTTCAATGG CTCAACAATGATGTTGTCAATGTCATCAACGTATCCTTGGGAAGTATTTTGGCCGTCTTAATGCAACAAATAATACTCCAAAGTTAA